CAGAAGACTTAGCCGCAGTTTTAGGCAAAGGTACACAAGCAGCCGAAAATTTTTTACGTACAGCTGTGATGGTAGCGATCGCTGATGGTACATATTCTTCTAGCGAAGATCAAGTTCTCCACCAATTTTGCCAAGCTTTAGAACAACCAGAAGAAATTATCGAAGCCCTGCGTCATACCCTAGAGGTACAAGACCATCTGGTTTCTGCACCAGGCCTATCTCAAGTACCACCCCATTTACCACTCAACTCTCTGCGCGACTGGTTAGATGGGTTAGATGTACAAGACCCCAGAGTTGCTCGATTCTTATGCAAAATGATTCCCTCTCAGTGTCCATTTGAGCGCGATGTCACTCTATTTGGACGCAAAATTGTTCATATACCACCTTTGTGTAAGA
This window of the Nostoc sp. HK-01 genome carries:
- a CDS encoding Mo-dependent nitrogenase family protein, with amino-acid sequence MTSFVKSPYSSEQIAAWLSGLLTIAWADGNFDDHEQQFIASFTKEELAPSLKWESLEVITPEDLAAVLGKGTQAAENFLRTAVMVAIADGTYSSSEDQVLHQFCQALEQPEEIIEALRHTLEVQDHLVSAPGLSQVPPHLPLNSLRDWLDGLDVQDPRVARFLCKMIPSQCPFERDVTLFGRKIVHIPPLCKINPLYEQLVGLRFRALSYLADDCGEDVTPYI